A window of Haliscomenobacter hydrossis DSM 1100 contains these coding sequences:
- a CDS encoding cation:proton antiporter, with protein sequence MKKIWVTYGLAIGLLVFASWWILRQGRLLENNTDPLAGLPQSDHSIWQSIIEGISHPLSIFLLQILIIIALARLLGWVVGKMGQPTVVGEIVAGILLGPSLLGWIAPDFFGFLFAPASLGNLQLISQLGLILFMFTVGMELDLRVLRTSALNVLVISQSSIIVPYFMGILLAWYLYVDYAPEGVSFLAFALFIGIAMSITAFPVLARIVQERGLSKTALGSLALAAAAVNDVLAWCILAAIIAMVKSGPVHSALMTIGLSVLFVLFMFYCVKPLLTQVANRFFSFETMNRSVIAVIFLVLLFSALISEVIGIHALFGAFLAGVIIPPNEEFRHVITNKIEDLTVTLLLPLFFVFTGLRTQIGLLNTPELWQTCGLIILFAVLGKFIGSTLPARLSGQSWHNALSIGALMNTRGLMELIVLNIGYDLGVLSPQVFAMMVLMALATTFMTGPVLNFLNWLELKRFKPVLVSDTVNKAAQKAFKLLISFGQPRAGGRLLQLAQQLQFQAETHALHLTPNADLPLAEMEIYEKEGFEPIRSLADKYHIPLHTHYKASNNVPQEIIQYANRGDFDLMLIGSSRPLFSRDDTGGMVQTFFESIDCTIGVLIDKGFAQIKKTLLIVQDDSDAFLFDLLKNFAEIGHNQLHIVSTNPLSSVPQSLVSRASIQVQVNLDMTSFRKFDLLILSRNFWEYIKLQRYELISSAPTILIIHKP encoded by the coding sequence ATGAAAAAAATATGGGTCACCTATGGACTTGCAATTGGACTCCTGGTTTTTGCGTCATGGTGGATTTTGCGACAAGGTAGGCTGCTCGAAAACAATACTGATCCACTCGCCGGATTGCCTCAATCCGACCATTCTATTTGGCAATCCATCATCGAAGGAATAAGCCATCCCTTGAGTATATTTTTATTGCAAATTTTGATCATCATTGCCCTTGCGCGCTTGCTGGGTTGGGTTGTTGGGAAAATGGGGCAACCAACCGTAGTAGGAGAAATAGTGGCCGGTATCCTATTGGGTCCCTCACTCCTGGGTTGGATTGCTCCTGATTTTTTTGGGTTCTTATTTGCACCTGCTTCACTTGGCAATCTCCAGTTGATCAGTCAGTTGGGCCTGATTCTGTTCATGTTTACGGTAGGCATGGAGTTGGACCTGCGCGTTTTGCGCACTTCTGCATTAAATGTCCTTGTCATCAGCCAATCCAGCATCATCGTTCCTTATTTTATGGGGATTTTATTGGCCTGGTATCTTTATGTGGATTATGCTCCTGAGGGGGTGAGTTTTTTGGCTTTCGCCTTGTTCATCGGCATTGCCATGAGCATTACCGCCTTTCCGGTGTTGGCTCGGATCGTTCAGGAACGTGGATTATCGAAAACTGCACTGGGAAGTTTAGCACTTGCGGCAGCTGCGGTTAACGATGTTCTGGCCTGGTGCATCCTGGCCGCCATAATAGCAATGGTTAAATCTGGCCCGGTACACAGTGCCTTGATGACCATCGGGTTGTCTGTTCTCTTTGTGCTGTTTATGTTCTATTGCGTAAAACCGCTGTTGACTCAGGTGGCCAATCGTTTTTTCAGCTTTGAAACCATGAACCGCAGCGTAATTGCGGTCATTTTTTTGGTGCTGCTTTTTTCGGCTTTAATTTCGGAGGTAATTGGTATTCATGCTTTATTTGGTGCTTTTTTAGCGGGCGTCATCATCCCACCCAATGAAGAATTTCGGCACGTCATCACCAACAAAATCGAAGACCTGACCGTGACCCTATTATTGCCGCTCTTTTTCGTTTTTACGGGATTGCGTACGCAAATCGGACTACTCAATACTCCAGAATTGTGGCAAACCTGTGGCTTGATCATTCTGTTTGCAGTGCTGGGCAAATTCATTGGCAGCACCCTTCCGGCCCGATTGAGCGGCCAGTCCTGGCACAACGCGCTGTCCATCGGCGCCTTGATGAATACCCGTGGGCTAATGGAACTCATTGTGCTCAACATCGGCTATGATCTTGGGGTGCTTTCTCCTCAGGTTTTTGCCATGATGGTTTTGATGGCCCTGGCCACTACGTTTATGACGGGGCCTGTCCTCAATTTTTTGAATTGGCTCGAACTAAAACGCTTCAAACCCGTACTGGTGAGTGACACCGTGAATAAAGCCGCTCAAAAAGCGTTTAAACTCCTGATTTCATTTGGACAACCCCGTGCAGGAGGTCGTTTGTTGCAATTGGCTCAACAATTGCAATTTCAGGCAGAAACCCATGCATTGCACCTCACCCCCAATGCTGACCTTCCCCTTGCCGAAATGGAAATTTATGAAAAAGAAGGGTTCGAACCCATTCGAAGCCTGGCCGATAAATACCATATTCCCCTGCATACGCATTACAAAGCCAGCAACAATGTGCCGCAGGAAATCATCCAATACGCCAATCGGGGGGATTTCGATTTGATGTTGATCGGAAGTTCTCGTCCGCTATTTTCGCGTGATGATACCGGAGGTATGGTGCAAACTTTTTTTGAATCCATCGACTGTACCATCGGCGTCCTGATTGACAAAGGTTTTGCCCAGATCAAAAAAACTTTACTCATTGTTCAGGATGATTCCGACGCTTTTTTATTTGACTTGCTGAAAAATTTTGCCGAAATTGGACACAATCAATTGCACATTGTCAGCACTAATCCCCTTTCCTCGGTACCGCAATCCCTGGTTTCCCGCGCAAGCATCCAGGTACAGGTGAATTTGGATATGACCTCTTTTCGCAAATTTGACCTTTTGATCCTGAGCAGGAATTTTTGGGAGTACATCAAACTCCAGCGCTACGAATTGATCTCCTCTGCTCCAACGATTTTAATCATCCATAAACCTTGA
- a CDS encoding VIT1/CCC1 transporter family protein → MRQSSIQTEVDASYLYQKLAENETDQAIASVFAKMSEIEKGHAIAFLKTLNLEAKDMPAPSRRAKILNTIGRYFGYDYVLGVLMDTEKSISNALLLAKKKNNIPIQGNESNHVKILRNILDTEAKVGSKAITKFESRHRSVGGNALRAAVLGGNDGLVSNFSLVMGVAGASDGQSGVLVAGLAGLLAGALSMALGEWISVKSSQELYENQMQLEMDELETNPEGEMQELSLIYQSKGIEKDQAEKMAAEAMKDTSVAHQILVEEELGINPEELKGSAMEAALYSFVLFGIGAVIPVIPFFFTNGFKAILYSAMLSAIGLFGIGSAITLFTGKSVWFSGMRQVVFGLLAAAITFGIGKIIGVSLE, encoded by the coding sequence ATGCGCCAAAGTAGTATTCAAACCGAAGTGGATGCCAGCTACCTCTATCAAAAACTGGCCGAAAATGAAACAGACCAGGCCATCGCCTCCGTTTTTGCCAAAATGAGTGAAATTGAAAAGGGGCATGCCATTGCCTTTTTAAAAACCTTAAACCTCGAAGCGAAGGATATGCCCGCGCCTTCACGCAGGGCAAAAATACTCAACACCATCGGTCGATACTTTGGGTACGATTACGTGTTGGGCGTTTTAATGGATACGGAAAAAAGCATCTCCAATGCCCTCTTGCTTGCCAAGAAAAAAAATAACATTCCGATCCAGGGCAACGAAAGTAATCACGTCAAGATCCTGCGCAACATTTTGGACACCGAGGCCAAAGTGGGTAGCAAAGCCATCACCAAGTTTGAAAGCCGCCACCGCTCTGTAGGTGGCAATGCCTTGCGGGCGGCGGTGCTGGGCGGCAACGATGGATTGGTGTCCAACTTCAGTCTGGTGATGGGTGTAGCCGGGGCCAGCGATGGCCAAAGTGGCGTTTTGGTGGCAGGTTTGGCGGGTTTGTTGGCCGGCGCACTATCCATGGCACTGGGTGAATGGATTTCCGTAAAAAGCTCCCAGGAGTTGTACGAGAACCAAATGCAACTCGAAATGGATGAATTGGAAACCAACCCCGAAGGAGAAATGCAAGAACTATCTTTGATTTACCAGTCCAAAGGTATTGAAAAAGACCAGGCTGAAAAAATGGCCGCAGAAGCCATGAAAGACACCAGTGTAGCCCACCAAATATTGGTCGAGGAAGAATTGGGCATCAATCCCGAAGAACTAAAAGGTTCGGCCATGGAAGCCGCACTGTATTCTTTTGTGTTGTTCGGCATCGGGGCCGTCATTCCGGTTATCCCCTTCTTTTTCACCAATGGATTCAAAGCCATTTTGTACAGTGCAATGTTGAGTGCAATTGGTTTGTTTGGCATCGGCTCGGCGATTACGTTGTTTACGGGGAAAAGTGTCTGGTTTTCGGGCATGCGCCAGGTTGTTTTTGGACTATTGGCCGCAGCGATTACTTTTGGCATTGGCAAAATCATTGGGGTTTCTTTGGAATGA
- a CDS encoding DUF4846 domain-containing protein: protein MTQKHLFLPIMLLCLGIQHLAFGQNPGNYINASGTSIATRIKLPKNYERIPATEGTFGAYLRKLPLKPDQSGVNLYDGRAKSANVHVAVLSIDVGTRDLQQCADAVMRLRAEYLFSQGRFQDIHFNFTNGFRCDYSKWREGYRMKVVGNKTSWYKKEPASAGYRSFRSYLDLVYTYAGTLSLEKELKPVKFTEMVLGDVLIRGGSPGHAVIVVDMAQNKSTGDKIFLLAQSYMPAQDIHILQNPNDAKLSPWYSINSPGDEVITPEWDFKKLQLRRF from the coding sequence ATGACCCAAAAACACCTTTTCCTACCAATCATGCTCCTTTGCCTGGGCATTCAGCACCTTGCCTTTGGCCAAAATCCCGGCAATTACATCAATGCGAGTGGAACCAGCATCGCTACCCGCATCAAATTGCCCAAAAATTATGAACGTATTCCAGCTACAGAAGGCACCTTCGGGGCTTACCTGCGCAAACTGCCCCTCAAACCCGATCAAAGTGGGGTAAATCTTTACGACGGGCGAGCCAAATCGGCCAACGTGCATGTGGCTGTACTGAGTATTGATGTAGGTACCCGTGACCTGCAGCAATGCGCCGATGCAGTGATGCGTTTGCGCGCAGAATACCTGTTCAGTCAGGGTCGCTTCCAGGACATTCACTTCAATTTCACCAATGGTTTTCGCTGCGATTACAGCAAGTGGCGGGAAGGTTACCGCATGAAAGTGGTCGGCAATAAAACCTCCTGGTACAAAAAAGAACCAGCCTCCGCGGGTTATCGCTCGTTTCGCAGTTACTTGGATTTGGTGTATACCTATGCGGGAACCCTTTCATTGGAAAAAGAACTCAAACCGGTCAAATTTACTGAAATGGTCCTCGGAGATGTGCTCATTCGGGGTGGTAGCCCCGGTCACGCGGTCATCGTGGTGGATATGGCTCAAAATAAATCCACTGGCGATAAAATTTTCCTATTGGCCCAAAGTTACATGCCTGCGCAAGACATACACATTTTGCAAAATCCCAACGATGCCAAATTAAGCCCCTGGTACAGCATCAATTCCCCTGGAGATGAGGTAATTACCCCAGAATGGGATTTTAAAAAGCTCCAACTAAGGCGCTTTTGA
- a CDS encoding AraC family transcriptional regulator produces the protein MLINTFCAASFIYLGFTLWLKSRDQNTLANRWLALFLLFVSFLQLDDAFMAAGTYLIYPHLFSLLDPFIFAVAPCLYWSVFHFTQPDRRFYPQSLLHFTPAMLLFVLSIPAFLESEKEKLELIKILSVPKDKINTVAIVAFSIVFLQCILYLSFSFIEILKHQKRLQLITSNKAESDLNWLKYFLLVIAVLLGLWMLEIGFFKTFAGAEMSWGYLLGCYFLGYHAIRQKEIFPFASQDLQDIHEIMQENESLVHSTSIFDPDQKERLIQLIENEKPYLDPELSLPKLAKMMNCSTHELSNLINRGFERNFYQLINAYRIEESKHLLLDEQLSHLNILAIGFEAGFNSKTTFNTTFKNLTGMSPLEYRKQHLLSDNP, from the coding sequence ATGCTCATCAATACTTTTTGCGCTGCAAGCTTTATTTATCTGGGTTTTACATTGTGGCTCAAAAGCAGAGATCAAAACACCTTGGCCAATCGTTGGTTGGCTCTTTTTTTATTGTTTGTGAGCTTTTTGCAACTGGACGATGCTTTTATGGCGGCAGGGACTTACCTCATATACCCTCATCTTTTTAGTCTACTTGATCCGTTTATTTTTGCGGTAGCTCCGTGTTTATATTGGTCAGTATTTCATTTCACTCAGCCCGATCGGAGGTTTTATCCTCAAAGTTTGCTCCATTTTACTCCGGCTATGCTCCTGTTCGTGTTGAGTATTCCTGCTTTTTTGGAGAGCGAAAAAGAAAAACTCGAACTGATAAAAATACTCAGTGTGCCCAAAGACAAAATTAATACAGTAGCCATTGTCGCCTTTTCTATTGTTTTTTTGCAATGCATACTTTACTTGTCATTTAGCTTTATTGAAATTTTGAAGCATCAAAAACGCTTACAATTGATTACGTCAAACAAAGCTGAAAGCGACCTTAATTGGTTGAAATACTTTTTGCTTGTGATTGCGGTTCTTTTGGGATTGTGGATGCTGGAGATCGGTTTTTTCAAAACCTTTGCAGGGGCAGAGATGAGTTGGGGGTATTTGCTGGGCTGCTATTTTTTGGGCTATCACGCCATTCGGCAAAAAGAAATTTTTCCTTTTGCCTCCCAAGACTTGCAGGACATTCATGAAATCATGCAAGAAAATGAATCGCTCGTACATTCTACATCAATCTTTGATCCAGATCAAAAAGAACGTTTGATTCAATTGATAGAAAACGAAAAGCCCTACCTCGATCCCGAACTAAGCTTACCCAAGTTGGCTAAAATGATGAATTGTAGTACGCACGAATTGTCCAATCTCATCAACCGGGGCTTTGAACGCAATTTTTATCAACTCATTAATGCTTACCGGATCGAGGAAAGCAAACATTTGCTTCTCGACGAACAGTTGAGTCACCTCAACATCCTAGCCATAGGCTTTGAAGCGGGCTTCAATTCAAAAACAACGTTCAATACCACCTTTAAAAATCTTACGGGAATGTCGCCCTTGGAATACCGCAAGCAGCATCTGCTCAGTGACAACCCCTGA
- a CDS encoding tRNA1(Val) (adenine(37)-N6)-methyltransferase — translation MSAKATETNLIPGNEQPFQFKQFSIQQDKCSMKVGTDGILLGAWADTSQAKRILDIGAGTGIIAIMLGQRNAEAIIHAVEVDDLAFEQAQENMRNAPWANRLEVIHHSIQDFAETQPQQYDLIVSNPPFFSGGTFSFNQDRNSVRHTIKLPHGDMLRAVQKLLTKSGKFCVILPFVEGLRFQELAGSYHFYCTRVTEVLPKEHKPVERLLMQFELESKTPIRDQLIIQHEGHNEWTEQYQLLTQEFYLKF, via the coding sequence ATGAGTGCAAAAGCAACGGAGACGAACTTGATTCCCGGTAACGAACAACCCTTTCAATTCAAACAGTTCAGTATTCAGCAGGACAAATGTTCGATGAAAGTGGGCACCGATGGAATTCTCCTGGGGGCATGGGCCGATACCAGCCAGGCCAAGCGTATTTTGGATATCGGGGCGGGAACGGGGATCATCGCCATCATGTTGGGACAGCGCAATGCCGAGGCCATCATTCATGCGGTTGAAGTAGACGACCTCGCCTTTGAGCAAGCTCAGGAAAACATGCGCAACGCGCCCTGGGCCAATCGTTTGGAGGTGATTCACCATTCCATTCAAGACTTTGCGGAAACCCAGCCTCAGCAGTACGATCTCATCGTGAGCAATCCGCCATTTTTTAGTGGAGGAACCTTTTCCTTTAATCAAGACCGCAACAGTGTGCGGCATACCATCAAATTGCCTCACGGAGACATGCTGCGGGCAGTGCAAAAATTATTGACCAAATCAGGGAAGTTTTGCGTGATTTTACCTTTTGTGGAAGGCCTGCGCTTTCAGGAATTGGCGGGGAGTTATCACTTTTATTGTACTAGGGTTACCGAGGTGTTGCCCAAAGAGCACAAGCCGGTAGAGCGCCTGTTGATGCAATTTGAATTGGAGAGCAAAACGCCAATACGCGATCAACTCATTATCCAGCACGAAGGCCACAATGAGTGGACGGAGCAATACCAACTATTGACTCAGGAATTTTACCTTAAGTTTTAA
- a CDS encoding WbqC family protein, which produces MNEATTALLTTQYCPPVQYFAKFLQYDTIWIEHLENYQKGSYRNRCHIAAANGLLRLSVPLVKGKNHQTPIWEVRIDYKTKWQAKQWEAISYAYGSAPYFEEYAAFLSPYLGGEKRYEFLCEYNAALLKIFLKLLNLRQEIHYTESYYFDPPPGVIDLRRSISPKVEMSSDPYFQPSPYLQVFGHKYSFLPNLSILDLLFCTGPQALFVLKESIHFSR; this is translated from the coding sequence ATGAATGAAGCAACTACAGCCCTGCTGACTACTCAATATTGTCCCCCGGTGCAGTATTTTGCCAAGTTTTTGCAGTACGATACCATCTGGATTGAACACCTGGAAAACTACCAAAAGGGCAGTTACCGCAACCGTTGTCACATCGCTGCGGCCAATGGTTTGTTGCGTTTATCGGTTCCTTTGGTCAAAGGAAAAAACCACCAGACACCCATCTGGGAAGTGCGCATAGATTACAAAACCAAGTGGCAAGCCAAGCAGTGGGAAGCCATTTCGTATGCCTATGGCAGTGCGCCTTATTTTGAAGAATATGCCGCTTTTCTCTCGCCGTATCTGGGGGGAGAAAAGCGCTATGAATTCTTGTGTGAATACAATGCTGCGCTGCTGAAGATTTTCCTCAAGTTGCTGAACTTGCGCCAAGAGATCCACTATACCGAATCTTACTATTTTGACCCACCTCCCGGCGTGATTGACCTGCGGCGCAGCATCTCGCCCAAGGTTGAAATGAGCAGCGATCCGTATTTCCAACCCAGTCCTTACTTACAAGTTTTTGGCCATAAGTATTCTTTCCTGCCAAATTTGAGTATCTTGGATTTGCTTTTTTGCACAGGCCCACAGGCCCTGTTTGTGTTAAAAGAAAGTATTCACTTTTCCCGATAA
- a CDS encoding serine hydrolase domain-containing protein: protein MKNAILIVMMTAGLFLGCSKDLIAPAELSNNPLESQLDKAVDALVLKHRSQLNTVGFTLGFWKNGESHIYGYGEMEKGSGRVPDAHTFYEIGSITKTFTATATVQWLNEKGLSVDDPIRPFLPSVIPTLSKGGVEVTFKHLLNHSSGIAYFPSNLSLLINPAKALDNYSEAKLFEYLEKGKLNATPGTTFEYSNTAMGLAGTILARENKQSFGTYLQTKVCEPLGLFDTKAKLNATEKERLSKGHKGVKEVAYWESLGALDAAGVLRSTVSDIIKYGVSVINPPSNALGDAMRTCQVPTFTDPKNLGEKTAICLGWINLKTQDEDDAVLFHDGGTGGFNTFLIVDKSKKLVLTVCYNSYNGGSKEEAEARAALNNDILQLLK from the coding sequence ATGAAAAATGCAATTTTAATTGTCATGATGACAGCTGGCCTTTTCCTGGGCTGTTCTAAAGATCTTATTGCTCCTGCTGAACTGAGCAACAATCCGCTGGAAAGTCAATTGGACAAAGCGGTAGACGCGCTCGTTCTAAAGCACCGCAGCCAACTGAATACGGTGGGTTTCACCTTGGGGTTTTGGAAAAATGGAGAAAGCCATATTTATGGGTATGGTGAAATGGAAAAAGGCAGCGGTCGGGTTCCTGATGCACATACTTTTTACGAAATTGGTTCCATCACCAAAACTTTTACCGCTACAGCCACGGTGCAATGGTTGAATGAAAAAGGATTGAGCGTCGATGACCCCATTCGACCTTTTTTGCCTTCGGTCATCCCGACATTAAGTAAAGGAGGTGTGGAGGTGACCTTTAAACACTTGTTGAACCATTCATCGGGGATTGCCTATTTTCCCAGTAATTTGAGTTTGTTGATTAACCCCGCAAAAGCACTGGACAATTACAGTGAGGCCAAGTTATTCGAATACCTCGAAAAAGGTAAACTAAATGCAACACCGGGTACAACGTTTGAGTACTCTAATACCGCGATGGGGCTAGCCGGTACCATTTTGGCCAGAGAAAACAAACAAAGTTTTGGAACATACCTGCAAACCAAAGTATGTGAACCTTTGGGTTTGTTCGATACAAAAGCAAAACTCAACGCTACGGAAAAGGAGCGCTTATCTAAAGGCCACAAGGGAGTAAAAGAAGTGGCCTATTGGGAAAGCCTGGGAGCATTAGATGCCGCTGGGGTATTGCGCTCTACGGTTTCAGATATAATCAAATACGGCGTTTCGGTCATCAACCCACCGAGCAATGCCTTGGGAGACGCCATGCGTACTTGTCAAGTCCCGACATTTACTGACCCTAAAAATTTAGGTGAAAAGACAGCGATTTGCCTGGGTTGGATCAATTTAAAAACGCAGGACGAAGATGACGCAGTTCTGTTTCACGATGGAGGAACAGGTGGATTTAACACTTTTCTGATCGTTGATAAAAGCAAAAAACTGGTTTTAACGGTTTGTTACAACAGCTACAACGGCGGCAGCAAAGAAGAAGCTGAAGCACGAGCAGCTTTGAACAACGATATATTGCAGTTGCTGAAATGA
- a CDS encoding ExbD/TolR family protein: MAEMNVPERASRGKRRAQKRTTRVDLTAMVDLGFLLITFFMLASVFQKPKAMEVNKPVPLDSEELRCFVGESKTFTLLAGKNDKIYCYTGADDALETKIDTLTFSRQDLRRHIVQRQQEVGKKWGSPDELFVSIKLFPKSKFRNMVDLLDEMAICGVKRYAIVDEFNQTDELVALQTGNKLE; the protein is encoded by the coding sequence ATGGCAGAAATGAATGTACCGGAGCGCGCCTCCCGTGGGAAGCGGCGTGCCCAGAAACGAACCACCCGCGTTGACCTCACCGCAATGGTCGATTTGGGATTTTTGCTGATCACCTTTTTTATGCTGGCTTCGGTTTTCCAAAAACCCAAGGCCATGGAGGTGAATAAACCTGTACCGTTAGACTCTGAAGAATTGCGCTGCTTTGTGGGTGAAAGCAAAACCTTTACTTTATTGGCGGGAAAAAACGACAAAATATACTGCTACACTGGTGCAGATGACGCGCTAGAAACAAAAATTGACACCCTCACTTTTTCCCGCCAGGATTTGCGGCGTCACATTGTACAACGGCAACAAGAAGTTGGTAAAAAATGGGGAAGCCCCGATGAATTGTTTGTGTCCATCAAACTTTTCCCCAAATCCAAATTCCGGAACATGGTGGATCTGCTGGATGAGATGGCCATCTGTGGGGTGAAACGTTACGCCATAGTGGATGAATTCAATCAAACGGATGAGTTGGTGGCCTTGCAGACGGGGAATAAGTTGGAGTAA